The proteins below come from a single Caulobacter flavus genomic window:
- a CDS encoding helix-turn-helix domain-containing protein: MATTDKKLFLGGRLKRLRRDLGVTQSRMADELGVSPSYLNLLERNQRPVTAQMLLRLAEAYDLDLRTLSADDPGGGAGLEEVLADKMFTDLGIGRHEVAEVAELSPGLAEAMARLYRAYLDRGRMIDMGAFERPDGLPSSSSQSPTDWVRDLVGSQRNHFAELETAAEAIVAALDADLQDLGPAVRERLQARHGIQTRVMPVEVMAGSLRRYDHHRKRLMVSETLAPASRIFAMCYQLGLMEAPEALTRLADRFAAPDRATRQLLKVFLDNYLAGAIMMPYEPFHAAMEASGYDIERVRPRFGVSYEQAAQRLTTLSRPGARGIPFFMMRLDAAGNISKRFAAGPFPFSRFGGACPRWNVHDSFKTPGRIVTQVIETPDGARYFTLSRTVRRTSGLQAGLEDELVIGLGCELKFAAKLAASRGLDIASPLAVEIGPSCRICERPACPQRAAAPINRTLLVEEASKSVSPFPFAR; encoded by the coding sequence ATGGCCACGACCGACAAAAAGCTGTTCCTGGGCGGCCGCCTCAAGCGCCTGCGCCGCGATCTGGGCGTCACCCAGAGCCGCATGGCCGACGAGCTGGGCGTCTCGCCCAGCTACCTGAACCTGCTCGAACGGAACCAGCGGCCGGTGACGGCTCAGATGCTGCTACGCCTGGCCGAGGCCTACGACCTGGATCTGCGCACCCTGTCGGCCGACGATCCGGGCGGCGGCGCGGGGCTTGAAGAGGTGCTGGCCGACAAGATGTTCACCGACCTGGGCATAGGTCGACACGAGGTCGCCGAGGTGGCCGAGCTGTCGCCTGGCCTGGCCGAGGCCATGGCCCGCCTCTACCGCGCCTATCTCGACCGCGGCCGGATGATCGACATGGGCGCCTTCGAGCGGCCCGACGGCCTGCCCTCCTCGTCGTCGCAGTCGCCGACCGACTGGGTGCGCGACCTGGTCGGCTCGCAGCGCAATCACTTCGCCGAACTGGAGACGGCGGCCGAGGCCATCGTCGCGGCGCTGGACGCCGACCTGCAGGACCTGGGGCCGGCCGTGCGCGAGCGGCTGCAGGCCCGACACGGCATCCAGACGCGGGTGATGCCCGTCGAGGTGATGGCCGGCTCGCTGCGCCGCTACGACCACCACCGCAAGCGGCTGATGGTGTCGGAGACTTTGGCCCCGGCCAGCCGCATCTTCGCCATGTGCTACCAGCTGGGCCTGATGGAGGCGCCCGAGGCGCTGACCCGCCTGGCGGATCGCTTCGCCGCGCCCGATCGCGCCACGCGGCAACTTCTGAAGGTGTTCCTCGACAACTACCTGGCCGGGGCGATCATGATGCCCTACGAGCCGTTCCACGCGGCCATGGAGGCCAGCGGCTACGACATCGAGCGGGTGCGTCCGCGCTTCGGCGTCAGCTACGAGCAGGCCGCCCAGCGGCTGACGACGCTGAGCCGTCCCGGCGCGCGCGGGATCCCGTTCTTCATGATGCGGCTGGACGCGGCGGGGAACATCTCCAAGCGCTTCGCCGCCGGCCCCTTCCCGTTCTCGCGCTTCGGCGGGGCCTGCCCGCGCTGGAACGTCCACGACAGCTTCAAGACCCCCGGCCGCATCGTCACCCAGGTGATCGAGACGCCCGACGGCGCGCGCTACTTCACCCTGTCACGCACGGTGCGACGAACCTCGGGCCTGCAGGCGGGCCTTGAGGACGAACTGGTCATCGGCCTGGGCTGCGAGCTGAAGTTCGCCGCCAAGCTGGCGGCCTCGCGCGGGCTGGACATCGCCTCGCCGCTGGCGGTCGAGATCGGCCCGTCGTGCCGGATCTGCGAGCGGCCGGCCTGTCCCCAGCGCGCCGCCGCCCCGATCAACCGCACCCTGCTGGTGGAAGAGGCCAGCAAGTCGGTGTCCCCCTTCCCGTTCGCGCGTTGA
- a CDS encoding isocitrate lyase, with protein sequence MRKTYAEHRQDLIARYPEGVTPGGVAIDDIIQLKLQNTFNTHLDIAREMAVVMRADMAAYDADASQFTQSLGCWSGFHAQQMIKSVKRLRGTTKGAYVYLSGWMVAGLRNRFGHLPDQSMHEKTSVVDLIEEIYVSLRQADEVAINDLFKTLGAARKAGDQVAEQAAIKAIDTFETHVVPIIADIDAGFGNEHATYLLAKEMIKAGACCLQIENQVSDAKQCGHQDGKVTVPREDFIEKLRACRLAFEELGVDEGVIVARTDSLGAGLTQKVPVSQGEGDLAAEYIKWLKTEPITAENPLRDGEMAIMKDGAFVKPVRMANGLFAFQDGTGRARVIEDCIANLTQGGADLLWIETDTPNVDEIASMVAEVRKAVPNAKLTYNNSPSFNWTLNLRKQVRAQWIAEGKIGEDSYPDGNVLMSAEYDATDLGREADERLARFQVDISARAGVFHNLITLPTFHLTAKSVDELSRGYFGDQRMQAYVNSVQREEIRRGVSAVKHQHEVGSDLGDTFKEMVGGERALKAGGHANTMNQFAAE encoded by the coding sequence ATGCGCAAGACCTACGCCGAGCACCGCCAGGACCTCATCGCCCGCTATCCGGAAGGCGTGACGCCCGGCGGCGTCGCCATCGACGACATCATCCAGCTGAAGCTGCAGAACACCTTCAACACCCATTTGGACATCGCCCGCGAGATGGCCGTCGTCATGCGCGCCGACATGGCCGCCTACGACGCCGACGCCAGCCAGTTCACCCAGTCGCTGGGCTGCTGGTCGGGCTTCCACGCCCAGCAGATGATCAAGTCGGTCAAGCGCCTGCGCGGCACCACCAAGGGCGCCTACGTCTACCTGTCGGGCTGGATGGTCGCGGGCCTGCGCAACCGCTTCGGTCACCTGCCGGACCAGTCGATGCACGAGAAGACCTCGGTCGTCGACCTGATCGAGGAGATCTACGTCTCGCTGCGCCAGGCCGACGAAGTGGCGATCAACGACCTGTTCAAGACCCTGGGCGCGGCGCGCAAGGCCGGCGACCAGGTCGCCGAGCAGGCCGCCATCAAGGCCATCGACACCTTCGAGACCCACGTCGTTCCGATCATCGCCGACATCGACGCCGGCTTCGGCAACGAGCACGCGACCTACCTGCTGGCCAAGGAGATGATCAAGGCCGGCGCCTGCTGCCTGCAGATCGAGAACCAGGTCTCCGACGCCAAGCAGTGCGGCCACCAGGACGGCAAGGTCACCGTGCCGCGCGAAGACTTCATCGAGAAGCTGCGCGCCTGCCGCCTGGCCTTCGAGGAACTGGGCGTCGACGAGGGCGTCATCGTCGCCCGCACCGACAGCCTGGGCGCGGGCCTGACCCAGAAGGTCCCGGTCAGCCAAGGCGAGGGCGATCTCGCGGCCGAATACATCAAGTGGCTGAAGACCGAGCCCATCACGGCCGAGAACCCGCTGCGCGACGGCGAGATGGCGATCATGAAGGACGGCGCCTTCGTCAAGCCGGTGCGCATGGCCAACGGCCTGTTCGCCTTCCAGGACGGCACCGGCCGCGCCCGGGTCATCGAGGACTGCATCGCCAACCTGACGCAAGGCGGCGCCGACCTGCTGTGGATCGAGACCGACACGCCCAACGTCGACGAGATCGCCTCGATGGTGGCCGAGGTCCGCAAGGCCGTGCCGAACGCCAAGCTGACCTACAATAACTCGCCGTCGTTCAACTGGACCCTGAACCTGCGCAAGCAGGTCCGCGCCCAGTGGATCGCCGAGGGCAAGATCGGCGAGGACTCCTATCCCGACGGCAACGTCCTGATGTCGGCCGAGTACGACGCCACCGATCTGGGTCGCGAGGCCGACGAGCGCCTGGCCCGCTTCCAGGTCGACATCTCGGCCCGCGCCGGGGTGTTCCACAACCTGATCACCCTGCCGACCTTCCACCTGACCGCCAAGAGCGTCGACGAGCTGTCGCGCGGCTACTTCGGCGACCAGCGGATGCAGGCCTACGTCAACTCGGTGCAGCGCGAGGAGATCCGTCGCGGGGTCTCGGCCGTGAAGCATCAGCACGAGGTCGGTTCCGACCTCGGCGACACCTTCAAGGAAATGGTCGGCGGCGAGCGGGCCCTGAAGGCCGGCGGCCACGCCAACACCATGAACCAGTTCGCCGCCGAATAG
- the aceB gene encoding malate synthase A, translating into MPLDIAANVQILGPIEGRAVEILTPEAVAFVADLHRRFDGRRRELLQARQARQARFDAGELPDFLAETSHVRAADWRVAPIPADLLDRRVEITGPVDRKMIINALNCGAKVFMADFEDATAPTWANVVEGQVNLKDRWNGVLDHVDPKSGKSYALGANPAVLKVRPRGWHLPERHLEVDGAPVAGALFDFGLYVFHNARAALAQGSGPYFYLPKLESHLEARLWNDVFVRAQEALGLPVGTFKATVLIETIPAAFEMDEILFELKDHIVGLNCGRWDYIFSFIKRLGRRAEFLTPDRSAMVMGKAFLGAYSLKLVQTCHRRGAFAMGGMAAQIPVKGDEAANQAAFAKVRADKEREAGAGHDGTWVAHPDLVPVAMEVFDRLMPAPNQLDKTLEGLEITQGQMLELHDGARTETGAREAIRVGVRYTQAWLEGRGAVPLYNLMEDAATAEICRTQLWQWVRLGAELDDGRVLGSELFVSLFTQEMADLRREFGSPRLEEAAHLFTRMVLSDTLEEFLTLPAYELIG; encoded by the coding sequence ATGCCCCTCGACATCGCCGCCAACGTCCAGATCCTCGGCCCGATCGAGGGTCGTGCGGTAGAGATCCTCACCCCCGAGGCCGTGGCCTTCGTGGCCGACCTGCACCGCCGCTTCGACGGCCGCCGCCGCGAACTGCTGCAGGCGCGGCAGGCCCGTCAGGCCCGCTTCGACGCCGGCGAGCTGCCTGACTTCCTGGCCGAAACCTCGCACGTTCGCGCCGCCGACTGGCGCGTGGCCCCCATTCCCGCCGACCTGCTCGACCGCCGCGTCGAGATCACCGGGCCGGTCGATCGCAAGATGATCATCAACGCCCTGAACTGCGGGGCGAAGGTGTTCATGGCCGACTTCGAGGACGCCACGGCCCCCACCTGGGCCAATGTCGTCGAAGGCCAGGTCAACCTGAAGGACCGCTGGAACGGCGTCTTGGACCACGTCGATCCGAAGTCCGGAAAGAGCTACGCGCTGGGAGCCAACCCGGCCGTCCTGAAGGTCCGGCCGCGCGGCTGGCACCTTCCCGAACGCCACCTCGAAGTCGACGGCGCGCCTGTCGCCGGCGCTCTGTTCGACTTCGGCCTCTATGTCTTCCACAACGCCAGGGCCGCCCTGGCCCAGGGCTCGGGCCCGTACTTCTACCTGCCCAAGCTGGAGAGCCATCTGGAGGCCCGCCTCTGGAACGACGTCTTCGTCCGCGCCCAGGAGGCCCTGGGCCTGCCGGTCGGCACGTTCAAGGCCACGGTGCTGATCGAGACGATCCCGGCCGCCTTCGAGATGGACGAGATCCTGTTCGAGCTGAAGGACCACATCGTCGGCCTCAACTGCGGCCGCTGGGACTACATCTTCTCGTTCATCAAGCGCCTGGGCCGTCGCGCCGAATTCCTGACCCCGGACCGCTCGGCCATGGTCATGGGCAAGGCCTTCCTCGGCGCCTATTCGCTGAAGCTGGTCCAGACCTGCCACCGCCGCGGCGCGTTCGCGATGGGCGGCATGGCCGCCCAGATTCCGGTCAAGGGCGACGAGGCCGCCAACCAGGCCGCCTTCGCCAAGGTCCGGGCCGACAAGGAGCGCGAGGCCGGCGCCGGTCACGACGGCACCTGGGTCGCCCACCCCGACCTGGTGCCGGTGGCCATGGAGGTCTTCGACCGCCTGATGCCGGCTCCCAACCAGCTCGACAAGACGCTGGAGGGCCTGGAGATCACGCAGGGGCAGATGCTGGAGCTGCACGACGGCGCCCGCACCGAGACCGGGGCCCGCGAGGCCATCCGGGTCGGCGTTCGCTATACCCAGGCCTGGCTGGAAGGCCGGGGCGCGGTGCCGCTCTACAACCTGATGGAGGACGCCGCGACCGCCGAGATCTGCCGCACGCAGCTGTGGCAGTGGGTTCGCCTGGGCGCCGAGCTCGACGACGGCCGGGTGCTGGGTTCGGAGCTGTTCGTCAGCCTGTTCACCCAGGAGATGGCCGACCTGCGCCGCGAGTTCGGCTCGCCACGCCTTGAAGAGGCCGCCCATCTGTTCACCCGCATGGTGCTGTCCGACACCCTCGAGGAGTTCCTCACCCTGCCGGCCTACGAACTGATCGGCTGA
- a CDS encoding acyl-CoA dehydrogenase has translation MTISSLRRDLLTRPIFQWAQGVLPALSQTERDAIDAGDVWWDAALFTGDPDWNELLSFPKPELRPDEQAFMDGPVEKLCAMVDEWTMTWETRDLSPEVWTFLKENKFFGMIIPKQYGGLGFSAYGHAEVVRRIATRSVTTAVTTMVPNSLGPGELIMRFGTKAQQDHWLPRLADGREIPAFGLTSPEAGSDASAMVDEGVVCRGTWEGREVLGIRLNWHKRYITLGPVCTVLGLAFKLRDPDHLLGEDEDIGITCALVPTTTPGVEIGRRHLPAFQTFQNGPNWGKDVFIPMDLVIGGVERVGQGWKMLMTALAAGRGISLPALSGAAAAFSALTTGSYARVRQQFGISIGKFEGVQERLARIAGNAYLVDGARRLTCAGLDLGKHPSVISALLKSGATERMRVVVNDAMDVHGGKAIIEGPRNYMGAQYRAIPVGITVEGANILTRSLMVFGQGAIRAHPYMLQEILALGDADPERGLAQFDEAFWAHVAHALRNGIRTFARSWTGGALSPAPDAGRATRFYRQAGRYSAGFALASDIALLTLGGDLKRKEMLSARLGDILSELYFLSGALKRWEDEGRQDADFPLLQWCADTAFATIEQRFDEVFANLPNRLAGWLLRAAILPFGARRRGPSDRTTQACAELLLHPSETRDRLVENVYVGGSDQAVGQLIDAFERVVATQSIHDRLKAQKIRDWKVAAEQGLVTAAEIAQLEAADKAVAEVIAVDDFAHDGLATTVRAQAHAGAVSDRRARAQGDGEIAERPGQGEARSFEARP, from the coding sequence ATGACCATCTCCTCGCTGCGTCGGGATCTTCTCACCCGGCCAATCTTCCAGTGGGCCCAAGGCGTGCTGCCGGCCCTGTCCCAGACCGAGCGCGACGCCATCGACGCTGGCGACGTCTGGTGGGACGCGGCGCTGTTCACCGGCGACCCCGACTGGAACGAACTGCTGTCGTTCCCCAAGCCAGAGCTGCGCCCCGACGAGCAGGCCTTCATGGACGGCCCGGTCGAGAAGCTGTGCGCCATGGTCGACGAGTGGACCATGACGTGGGAGACCCGCGACCTGTCGCCCGAAGTCTGGACCTTCCTGAAGGAAAACAAGTTCTTCGGGATGATCATTCCCAAGCAGTACGGCGGCCTGGGCTTTTCCGCCTATGGCCACGCCGAGGTCGTGCGCCGCATCGCCACCCGCTCGGTGACGACGGCGGTGACGACGATGGTGCCCAATTCCTTGGGCCCGGGCGAGCTGATCATGCGCTTCGGGACCAAGGCCCAGCAGGACCACTGGCTGCCGCGCCTGGCCGACGGTCGCGAAATCCCGGCCTTCGGCCTGACCAGTCCCGAGGCCGGCTCAGACGCCTCGGCCATGGTCGACGAGGGCGTGGTCTGTCGCGGAACCTGGGAGGGCAGGGAGGTGCTGGGCATCCGCCTCAACTGGCACAAGCGCTACATCACCCTGGGGCCCGTCTGCACCGTGCTGGGCCTGGCCTTCAAGCTGCGCGACCCCGACCACCTGCTGGGCGAGGACGAGGACATCGGCATCACCTGCGCCCTGGTGCCGACGACGACGCCGGGCGTCGAGATCGGCCGTCGCCACCTGCCGGCCTTCCAGACGTTCCAGAACGGTCCCAACTGGGGCAAGGACGTCTTCATCCCCATGGATCTCGTCATCGGCGGCGTCGAGCGGGTGGGGCAGGGGTGGAAGATGCTGATGACCGCCCTGGCGGCCGGGCGCGGGATCTCGCTGCCGGCGCTGTCGGGCGCCGCGGCCGCCTTCAGCGCCCTGACCACCGGCAGCTACGCCCGCGTGCGCCAGCAGTTCGGGATCTCGATCGGCAAGTTCGAGGGCGTGCAGGAGCGCCTGGCCCGCATCGCCGGCAACGCCTACCTCGTCGACGGCGCGCGCCGCCTGACCTGCGCGGGCCTGGATCTGGGCAAGCATCCGTCGGTGATCTCGGCCCTGCTCAAGTCCGGGGCCACCGAGCGGATGCGGGTGGTGGTCAACGACGCCATGGACGTCCACGGCGGCAAGGCGATCATCGAGGGGCCGCGCAACTACATGGGCGCGCAGTACCGGGCCATTCCGGTCGGCATCACCGTCGAGGGCGCCAACATCCTGACCCGCAGCCTGATGGTCTTCGGCCAGGGCGCGATCCGTGCGCACCCCTACATGCTCCAGGAGATCCTGGCCCTGGGCGACGCCGATCCCGAGCGGGGCCTGGCGCAGTTCGACGAGGCGTTTTGGGCCCACGTCGCCCACGCCCTGCGCAACGGCATCCGCACCTTCGCCCGCAGCTGGACGGGCGGGGCGCTGTCGCCCGCTCCCGACGCCGGCCGCGCCACGCGCTTCTATCGCCAGGCCGGGCGCTACAGCGCCGGCTTCGCCCTGGCCTCGGACATCGCCCTGCTCACGCTGGGCGGCGATCTCAAGCGCAAGGAGATGCTGTCGGCGCGGCTGGGCGACATTCTCTCCGAGCTCTACTTCCTGTCGGGCGCGCTGAAGCGCTGGGAGGACGAGGGCCGGCAGGACGCCGACTTCCCGCTGCTGCAATGGTGCGCCGACACCGCCTTCGCCACCATCGAGCAGCGCTTCGACGAGGTGTTCGCCAACCTGCCCAACCGCCTGGCCGGCTGGCTGCTGCGCGCGGCGATCCTGCCGTTCGGCGCCCGCCGTCGCGGGCCTTCGGACCGCACGACCCAGGCCTGCGCCGAGCTGCTTCTGCACCCGTCCGAGACTCGCGACCGCCTGGTCGAGAACGTCTATGTCGGCGGCAGCGATCAGGCCGTCGGCCAGCTGATCGACGCCTTCGAACGCGTCGTGGCGACCCAGTCGATCCATGATCGCCTGAAGGCTCAGAAGATCCGCGACTGGAAGGTCGCCGCCGAACAGGGGCTCGTCACCGCCGCCGAGATCGCGCAGCTGGAGGCCGCCGACAAGGCGGTGGCCGAGGTCATCGCCGTCGACGACTTCGCCCATGACGGCCTGGCCACGACGGTCCGCGCGCAGGCTCACGCCGGCGCGGTCAGCGACCGCCGGGCGAGGGCTCAGGGCGATGGCGAGATCGCCGAGCGGCCCGGCCAGGGCGAGGCGCGCAGCTTCGAAGCCCGTCCATGA
- a CDS encoding acetyl-CoA hydrolase/transferase C-terminal domain-containing protein, producing the protein MVQAVGMTPRFTDPDVLADAVIDRVGRRIVLGLPLGLGKANHVVNALVARALRDPSLHLHVFTALTLEPPRPKSDLEKRFLGPIIERTLGGYPALAYAELQRRDVLPANIEVDEFFFQASTRLSAPSAQRSYISANYTHAAGYLRERGVNVVAQLVARRGDRFSLSCNTDITLDLLAARKAGEADFLLVGQVNDELPFMPGDGDLPAEAFSHLLDGPGVQFPLFAPPKEPIPDASYAIGFHAASLVPDGGTIQMGIGAISDAVAQGLIVRHREPKAFVETVERLSPTATPPICGGSFETGLYAATEMFVDCLLDLRRAGVLKREVDGAVLHGGFFLGPRAFYQALRDMPEDERARFQMQAISGINEIYGDEAARRAARVDARFVNTAMMATLLGAVISDGLDDGRVVSGVGGQYNFVAQAFALQGARSVITLPAVRGSGRKAASNILWTYAHGTIPRHLKDVVITEYGAADLRGRTDRDTIVRMLNIADSRFQPALLDEAKRAGKLEAGYVIPEAFRRNTPDRIAEALAPAKAAGLAPLLPFGSDFDAVEQGLLPVLGRLKAAQGDPAALVGYILRGVSAPAPEAGLRRLGLSSPMTLGERLLTWAVRGAAAG; encoded by the coding sequence ATGGTCCAAGCTGTCGGCATGACGCCGCGCTTCACCGACCCGGACGTGCTGGCCGACGCGGTGATCGACCGCGTCGGCCGCCGGATCGTGCTGGGCCTGCCGCTGGGCCTGGGCAAGGCCAATCACGTGGTCAACGCCCTGGTGGCGCGGGCGCTGCGCGATCCGTCGCTGCATCTGCATGTCTTCACGGCCCTGACCCTGGAGCCGCCGCGCCCGAAGTCGGACCTTGAGAAGCGCTTCCTGGGCCCGATCATCGAGCGCACGCTGGGCGGCTATCCGGCCCTGGCCTATGCCGAGCTGCAGCGACGCGACGTCCTGCCGGCCAACATCGAGGTCGACGAGTTCTTCTTTCAGGCCAGCACGCGCCTGAGCGCGCCCAGCGCCCAGCGAAGCTACATATCGGCCAACTACACGCACGCGGCTGGCTATCTGCGCGAACGGGGCGTCAATGTCGTCGCCCAACTGGTGGCCCGGCGGGGCGACCGCTTCAGTCTGTCGTGCAACACAGACATCACCCTCGATTTGCTGGCCGCGCGGAAGGCGGGCGAGGCCGATTTCCTGCTGGTCGGCCAGGTCAATGACGAGCTGCCTTTCATGCCCGGCGACGGCGACCTGCCTGCCGAGGCGTTCAGCCACCTGCTGGACGGACCAGGCGTACAGTTCCCACTGTTCGCGCCGCCCAAGGAGCCGATCCCCGACGCCTCTTATGCGATCGGCTTCCACGCGGCGTCGCTGGTCCCGGACGGGGGCACGATCCAGATGGGCATCGGGGCGATCAGCGACGCGGTCGCCCAGGGCCTGATCGTACGGCACCGCGAGCCGAAGGCCTTCGTCGAGACGGTGGAGCGGCTTTCACCGACGGCCACGCCGCCGATCTGCGGCGGCTCCTTCGAGACCGGGCTCTACGCCGCCACCGAGATGTTCGTCGACTGCCTGCTCGACCTGCGACGGGCGGGCGTGCTCAAGCGCGAGGTCGACGGCGCGGTGCTGCACGGCGGCTTCTTCCTGGGGCCGCGCGCCTTCTACCAAGCCCTGCGCGACATGCCCGAGGACGAGCGGGCCAGGTTCCAGATGCAGGCGATCTCCGGCATCAACGAGATCTACGGCGACGAGGCGGCCCGTCGCGCGGCCCGGGTCGACGCCCGGTTCGTCAACACCGCCATGATGGCGACGCTGCTGGGCGCGGTGATCTCCGACGGCCTCGACGACGGTCGCGTGGTCAGCGGGGTGGGCGGGCAGTACAACTTCGTGGCCCAGGCCTTCGCCCTGCAGGGCGCGCGCTCGGTCATCACCTTGCCGGCCGTGCGGGGAAGCGGCCGCAAGGCGGCGTCCAACATCCTGTGGACCTACGCCCACGGCACGATCCCGCGTCATCTGAAGGACGTGGTGATCACCGAGTACGGCGCCGCCGACCTGCGCGGGCGGACCGATCGCGACACGATCGTTCGTATGCTGAATATCGCGGATTCCCGGTTCCAGCCGGCGTTGCTCGACGAGGCCAAGCGGGCGGGCAAGCTGGAGGCGGGCTACGTGATCCCCGAGGCGTTCCGGCGCAATACGCCGGATCGCATCGCCGAGGCTCTGGCGCCGGCGAAGGCCGCGGGCCTGGCGCCGCTGCTGCCGTTCGGATCGGATTTCGACGCGGTGGAGCAGGGGCTCTTGCCCGTGCTGGGGCGTCTGAAGGCCGCCCAGGGCGATCCCGCCGCGCTCGTCGGCTACATCCTCAGGGGGGTGTCGGCGCCCGCCCCGGAGGCCGGTCTTCGCCGCCTGGGCCTTTCGAGCCCCATGACGCTGGGCGAACGGCTGCTGACCTGGGCCGTGCGCGGAGCCGCCGCGGGCTGA
- a CDS encoding helix-turn-helix transcriptional regulator — MDGSHAAAIVDTSAVRFCLDEDAIARIVIDQTATVLWRSRAAALLLAGQSPLVDRGGKIGGVDRRTHHFLMERMAEALAGHEVCQFIENEDQDRRFLLRMRAVQEGDQLALVIVLKDFDTPANLPRLGALFGLSIMEARILAEIIAGHSADRIAEIKGVSVLTVRTHIKHIHGKMGVRSKEEILATVIKIFA, encoded by the coding sequence ATGGACGGCTCTCACGCCGCGGCGATCGTCGATACAAGCGCGGTGCGCTTCTGCCTCGACGAAGATGCGATCGCCCGCATCGTCATCGATCAGACCGCGACGGTGCTCTGGCGCTCTCGCGCCGCGGCTCTACTGCTGGCGGGCCAGAGCCCGCTGGTCGATCGCGGCGGCAAGATCGGCGGCGTCGACCGCCGCACCCACCATTTCCTGATGGAGCGGATGGCCGAGGCCCTGGCCGGCCACGAGGTCTGCCAGTTCATCGAGAACGAAGACCAGGATCGCCGCTTTCTGCTGCGCATGCGCGCCGTGCAGGAGGGCGACCAGCTGGCGCTGGTGATCGTGCTGAAGGACTTCGACACCCCCGCCAACCTGCCCCGCCTGGGCGCCCTGTTCGGCCTGAGCATCATGGAGGCCAGGATCCTGGCCGAGATCATCGCCGGCCACAGCGCCGACCGGATCGCCGAAATCAAAGGCGTCTCGGTGCTGACCGTCCGCACCCACATCAAGCACATACACGGCAAGATGGGCGTGCGCTCGAAGGAAGAGATCTTGGCGACCGTGATCAAGATCTTCGCCTGA